Proteins co-encoded in one Brassica rapa cultivar Chiifu-401-42 chromosome A02, CAAS_Brap_v3.01, whole genome shotgun sequence genomic window:
- the LOC103837526 gene encoding alpha/beta hydrolase domain-containing protein 17C, which produces MGGVTSSIAAKFAFFPPTPPSYEVVADESCGGRLYIPEIPRRDDVDILKLRTRCGNEIVAVYVKHSKANATILYSHGNAADVGQMFELFVELSNRLRVNLMGYDYSGYGQSTGQASESNTYADIEASYKCLKEKYGVKDDQLILYGQSVGSGPTVDLASRTPNLRGVVLQCPILSGMRVLYPVKCTYWFDIYKNIDKIGSVACPVLVIHGTADEIVDYSHGRRLWELSKEKYEPLWISGGGHCDLELYPDFIKHLKKFVASLANKQAAKAAI; this is translated from the exons ATGGGAGGGGTAACGTCATCAATCGCTGCTAAATTCGCCTTCTTCCCACCAACACCACCGTCCTACGAGGTGGTAGCCGACGAAAGCTGCGGCGGACGTCTGTACATACCGGAAATCCCACGGCGCGACGACGTCGACATCCTCAAGCTCCGAACTCGCTGCGGGAACGAGATCGTGGCTGTTTATGTCAAACACTCCAAAGCTAATGCCACGATTCTCTATTCTCATGGTAACGCCGCCGATGTGGGACAAATGTTTGAGCTTTTCGTCGAGCTTAGCAATCGCCTTCGCGTCAATCTCATGGG GTATGATTATTCTGGTTATGGTCAGTCTACAGGACAG GCGAGCGAGTCTAACACATATGCTGATATAGAAGCATCGTATAAATGCCTCAAGGAAAAGTACGGAGTGAAAGACGATCAGCTTATATTATATGGTCAATCTGTTGGTAGTGGACCTACGGTTGATCTAGCCTCGCGCACACCTAACTTGAGAGGGGTGGTTTTACAGTGTCCTATTCTGTCTGGGATGAGGGTTTTGTATCCTGTGAAATGTACATATTGGTTTGACATTTACAAG AATATTGACAAGATCGGCTCAGTAGCATGTCCTGTATTAGTCATCCAT GGAACTGCGGATGAAATAGTTGATTATTCTCATGGTAGGCGGCTCTGGGAACTCAGCAAAGAGAAGTATGAGCCTTTGTGGATAAGTGGAGGTGGACACTGCGACCTTGAACTATATCCAGATTTCATTAAACATCTAAAGAAATTTGTTGCATCACTTGCCAACAAACAAGCGGCGAAGGCTGCCATATAA